The Hydra vulgaris chromosome 11, alternate assembly HydraT2T_AEP genome contains a region encoding:
- the LOC100199835 gene encoding dual specificity protein phosphatase CDC14A isoform X1 — translation MELIEGRLFFLLELPNNNEKKKNLSGDTTIYLDKHHKNTTVQKHFGPPSLKSIWEHCHEVDLKLKTFKRVFYITNSLKDNFHIEQRTLSSFLMACYAVLQLNWTPEKTNSLLLQEITVKLAFFRDYHGDSSYKLNILDCLQGLYMGCKIQNWFSSYESTKYPQSTSFHLDMNLIVPGKYIAFKDPTINSNKKTVCVSKSVMNELKRCGIKAVVRLNGNDHLTNLEYYGPPYSSSEFKQEQFFHFEIPFEDAGVPSVTQINEFEILCKRFAGKVAVHCHAGLGRTATMIGSILIKSYGFDSRAVCGWLKMCRRGSIMGPQHFFLDKFQKQLELKHSFSINHQTTTTLLKARPLLEVTQQYHPIKATSSGTSCKCKGANNIIRIEKAQKKKLVPKQKFEATSDLTEVKPIRRGSETRVTSANYKNLIEPSKSHSPQTTFLNEISTTNIRKSVSMPTYQLSVSKLNLMRNSIIPKRQPKTPQPLKTVKTLTSTKSILSDKKILKEKDDWVTEEVVAPRKSTVYYLRKNADKK, via the exons ATGGAGCTCATTGAAGGACgcttgttttttcttttagaattacctaataacaatgaaaaaaagaaaaatttgtctGGGGATACAACGATATACTTAGATAAACATCACAAAAATACAACAGTGCAAAAACACTTTGGACCCCCTTCTCTTAAATCGATTTGGGAGCACTGTCACGaagttgatttaaaattaaaaacctttaagCGTGTTTTCTATATTACAAACAGTTT aaaagataACTTTCATATCGAGCAACGAACGCTATCATCCTTCCTAATGGCTTGTTATGCTGTCCTTCAACTGAATTGGACTCCAGAAAAAACCAATTCTTTACTTCTTCAAGAAATCACGGTCAAATTAGCATTTTTCCGCGACTACCATGGCGATAGttcatataaactaaatatcTTGGATTGCCTTCAAGGTTTGTATATGGGTTGTAAAATACAGAACTGGTTTTCTTCTTATGAATCTACAAAGTACCCGCAGTCGACAAGTTTTCATCTTGATATGAATTTGATTGTACCAggtaaatatattgcttttaaaGATCCAAcaattaattctaataaaaaaacagtgtGCGTTTCGAAATCCGTAATGAACGAACTTAAAAGATGCGGGATAAAAGCCGTGGTTCGTTTAAATGGAAACGATCACCTTACAAACTTAGAATACTACGGACCTCCGTATAGTTCTTCTGAATTCAAACAAGaacagttttttcattttgaaattcCTTTTGAAGATGCCGGAGTACCTTCAGTTACTCAAATTAATGAGTTTGAGATTCTATGCAAACGATTTGCTGGTAAGGTAGCTGTTCACTGTCACGCAGGCCTCGGACGAACAGCAACAATGATAGgaagcattttaataaaaagctaCGGTTTTGATTCACGTGCAGTGTGTGGGTGGCTAAAGATGTGTCGACGTGGTTCTATCATGGGAccccaacatttttttttagacaaatttcAAAAGCAACTTGAGTTAAAACATTCATTTAGCATTAATCATCAAACTACAACAACACTTTTAAAAGCAAGACCTTTGCTTGAAGTAACTCAACAATACCATCCTATAAAAGCAACAAGTTCTGGAACTAGTTGTAAGTGTAAAGGAGCAAACAATATTATACGTATTGAAAAAGCTCAAAAAAAGAAACTTGTACCGAAGCAAAAATTTGAAGCAACATCTGACCTCACAGAAGTCAAACCAATTCGCAGAGGTTCTGAAACTCGTGTGACTAgcgcaaattataaaaatttaattgaaccCTCAAAAAGTCATTCTccacaaacaacttttttaaatgaaatatcaaCAACAAATATTAGGAAAAGTGTGTCTATGCCAACATATCAGCTGAGCGTATCAAAACTTAACCTGATGAGAAACTCAATAATACCTAAAAGACAACCCAAAACACCTCAGcctttaaaaacagttaaaacatTGACGAGCACAAAGAGCATATtatctgataaaaaaattttaaaggaaaaagATGATTGGGTAACCGAAGAAGTCGTTGCACCAAGAAAAAGTACGGTTTACTATCTTAGAAAAAATGccgataaaaaataa
- the LOC100199835 gene encoding dual specificity protein phosphatase CDC14A isoform X2 — MACYAVLQLNWTPEKTNSLLLQEITVKLAFFRDYHGDSSYKLNILDCLQGLYMGCKIQNWFSSYESTKYPQSTSFHLDMNLIVPGKYIAFKDPTINSNKKTVCVSKSVMNELKRCGIKAVVRLNGNDHLTNLEYYGPPYSSSEFKQEQFFHFEIPFEDAGVPSVTQINEFEILCKRFAGKVAVHCHAGLGRTATMIGSILIKSYGFDSRAVCGWLKMCRRGSIMGPQHFFLDKFQKQLELKHSFSINHQTTTTLLKARPLLEVTQQYHPIKATSSGTSCKCKGANNIIRIEKAQKKKLVPKQKFEATSDLTEVKPIRRGSETRVTSANYKNLIEPSKSHSPQTTFLNEISTTNIRKSVSMPTYQLSVSKLNLMRNSIIPKRQPKTPQPLKTVKTLTSTKSILSDKKILKEKDDWVTEEVVAPRKSTVYYLRKNADKK; from the coding sequence ATGGCTTGTTATGCTGTCCTTCAACTGAATTGGACTCCAGAAAAAACCAATTCTTTACTTCTTCAAGAAATCACGGTCAAATTAGCATTTTTCCGCGACTACCATGGCGATAGttcatataaactaaatatcTTGGATTGCCTTCAAGGTTTGTATATGGGTTGTAAAATACAGAACTGGTTTTCTTCTTATGAATCTACAAAGTACCCGCAGTCGACAAGTTTTCATCTTGATATGAATTTGATTGTACCAggtaaatatattgcttttaaaGATCCAAcaattaattctaataaaaaaacagtgtGCGTTTCGAAATCCGTAATGAACGAACTTAAAAGATGCGGGATAAAAGCCGTGGTTCGTTTAAATGGAAACGATCACCTTACAAACTTAGAATACTACGGACCTCCGTATAGTTCTTCTGAATTCAAACAAGaacagttttttcattttgaaattcCTTTTGAAGATGCCGGAGTACCTTCAGTTACTCAAATTAATGAGTTTGAGATTCTATGCAAACGATTTGCTGGTAAGGTAGCTGTTCACTGTCACGCAGGCCTCGGACGAACAGCAACAATGATAGgaagcattttaataaaaagctaCGGTTTTGATTCACGTGCAGTGTGTGGGTGGCTAAAGATGTGTCGACGTGGTTCTATCATGGGAccccaacatttttttttagacaaatttcAAAAGCAACTTGAGTTAAAACATTCATTTAGCATTAATCATCAAACTACAACAACACTTTTAAAAGCAAGACCTTTGCTTGAAGTAACTCAACAATACCATCCTATAAAAGCAACAAGTTCTGGAACTAGTTGTAAGTGTAAAGGAGCAAACAATATTATACGTATTGAAAAAGCTCAAAAAAAGAAACTTGTACCGAAGCAAAAATTTGAAGCAACATCTGACCTCACAGAAGTCAAACCAATTCGCAGAGGTTCTGAAACTCGTGTGACTAgcgcaaattataaaaatttaattgaaccCTCAAAAAGTCATTCTccacaaacaacttttttaaatgaaatatcaaCAACAAATATTAGGAAAAGTGTGTCTATGCCAACATATCAGCTGAGCGTATCAAAACTTAACCTGATGAGAAACTCAATAATACCTAAAAGACAACCCAAAACACCTCAGcctttaaaaacagttaaaacatTGACGAGCACAAAGAGCATATtatctgataaaaaaattttaaaggaaaaagATGATTGGGTAACCGAAGAAGTCGTTGCACCAAGAAAAAGTACGGTTTACTATCTTAGAAAAAATGccgataaaaaataa